One Marasmius oreades isolate 03SP1 chromosome 2, whole genome shotgun sequence DNA segment encodes these proteins:
- a CDS encoding uncharacterized protein (BUSCO:EOG092651OF), whose amino-acid sequence MYPKLVALDTDWTLFWGWLKVNEWGKGPGAYVPAEDNIEKRNYWEIQDRTNHNRACGMYADVPKIIQDILKNGAKLAIVSRNTSKGMCDRALWHWTIQDQHGKDKRVIELVNFNEVYDADKTTHFRKIKGWTNFDYSDMILYDDEAINNTVEMMLGVTFQVSRDQKGLTWDNYQEGLDIWRRTKAIHSLWHGTALNSYPKRKLIGFSGMDMGTIQQLEAGGRRTDRKEAARWGFAMYVADDPRVAIWFNQWIKTYFPGVATTVCAIYARDGDIWDRMNKIWVPDSRNDLKQNRASDFALGWSEEDRNRQVAQWGVKKPYVLFSRHPNMGGTFPVAGRFNELVIYPQVQENLILTVRISDNELRSATNVYYQGKIREWNITIPQETRNDFARFRENIG is encoded by the exons ATGTACCCAAAACTTGTCGCTCTTGATACAGA CTGGACCCTCTTTTGGGGATGGCTCAAGGTCAACGAATGGGGTAAGGGTCCCGGCGCGTATGTCCCTGCAGAAGACAACATCGAGAAGAGGAACTACTGGGAAATTCAAGATCGAAC AAATCATAACAGGGCCTGCGGCATGTATGCTGATGTGCCGAAGATAATACAGGATATCTTGAAGAACGGGGCAAAACTGGCCATTGTATCTCGGAATACGAGCAAAGGCAT GTGTGACAGGGCCCTTTGGCACTGGACTATCCAGGATCAACATGGGAAAGACAAGCGAGTCATCGAGCTCGTCAATTTCAACGAAGTGTACGATG CCGATAAAACGACTCACTTCCGTAAGATCAAGGGCTGGACAAACTTTGACTACTCTGACATG ATCCTCTACGACGATGAGGCGATCAACAACACCGTTGAGATGATGCTCG GCGTGACTTTTCAGGTTTCGCGAGATCAAAAGGGTCTGACCTGGGACAACTATCAGGAGGGACTGGATATATGGCGACGAACCAAAGCTATCCACAGCCTATGGCATGGAACAGCCTTGAACAGTTACCCCAAGAGAAAGCTCATCGGATTTTCGGGGATGGACATGGGAACTATCCAACAACTTGAAGCTGGAGGGAGACGAACCGATAGGAAAGAAGCTGCGAGATGGGGCTTTGCCATGTACGTGGCGGACGACCCTCGGGT GGCAATCTGGTTCAACCAGTGGATCAAAACTTACTTCCCTGGGGTTGCAACCACAGTTTGTGCTATCTACGCTCGAGATGGGGATATATGGGATCGAATGAACAAG ATTTGGGTGCCTGACAGTCGCAACGATCTCAAGCAAAACAGGGCGTCAGATTTTGCGCTCGGCTGGAGCGAGGAGGATCGAAATCGGCAGGTAGCGCAGTGGGGAGTGAAGAAGCCCTACGTCCTCTTCTCGCGACATCCGAACATGGGCGGGACCTTTCCCGTGGCCGGGCGGTTTAACGAACTTGTGATATATCCACAGGTTCAGGAGAACCTGATCTTGACCGTTCGCATTTCAGACAATGAACTGAGGTCTGCGACCAATGTTTATTACCAAGGGAAGATTCGTGAGTGGAACATAACGATTCCTCAAGAAACCCGAAACGACTTTGCGAGATTCCGTGAAAATATCGGCTGA
- a CDS encoding uncharacterized protein (CAZy:GT4; BUSCO:EOG09262TO9) gives MDSISIAMIADFFHPDVGGVENHIYMLSANLSRKGHKVIVITHSRPPDRVGIRWLLPGVKVYYLPIIPIASGATLPNFFTFLPYLRTILIREHIHLIHAHASLSSMGHEGILHSHFLGVRTVFTDHSLFGFDDAASILTNKLLVGTLKNVDAVICVSHTSRENTVLRGELFEQSDDNPPRLIVRKNVYVIPNALVAERFQPGHPLSSDTITIVVLSRLAYRKGIDLLVATAPRICQAFPNVNFLIGGDGPKLIELLQMREKHLLQDRIELLGPIRHNDVRSVLIRGSIFMNTSLTESFGIAILEAACAGLYVVSTRVGGVPEILPPDMISFAEPEEDDVFRAISEAIQIVSRNEHDPVLAHERVKTFYDWEEVTRRTEKVYSTVMKSPQRDLWDRIQRTMQLGPFAGPIWTIILIVDCLFFLFLEWLIPREDMDFVRSCWTHDRFVEVTVQMNR, from the exons ATGGACTCGATTTCCATTGC TATGATTGCGGATTTTTTTCATCCTGATGTCGGAGGTGTGGAGAATCACATCTACATGCTTAGTGCAAATCTGTCCCGAAAAGGTCATAAG GTAATTGTCATCACTCACAGCCGACCGCCAGATCGCGTTGGTATTCGTTGGCTTCTTCCTGGGGTCAAGGTCTACTATCTCCCAATTATCCCAATTGCTTCAGGCGCCACTCTTCCCAACTTCTTCACTTTCCTTCCGTATCTGCGCACTATTCTTATACGAGAGCATATCCATCTCATTCATGCTCACGCTAGCCTATCTTCCATGGGTCATGAAGGGATATTGCATTCCCACTTTTTGGGAGTACGCACCGTTTTCACCGACCATAGTCTTTTTGGCTTCGACGACGCCGCGAGCATTCTAACCAACAAGCTGTTGGTCGGAACACTCAAAAATGTTGATGCGGTGATATGTGTCTCACATACGAG CCGTGAAAACACAGTCCTACGAGGAGAGCTATTCGAGCAGTCGGATGATAATCCCCCGAGATTGATAGTGAGGAAAAACGTGTATGTGATCCCGAATGCTTTAGTCGCGGAAAGATTCCAGCCGGGACATCCGTTATCCTCGGACACTA TTACCATTGTTGTTCTATCCCGACTCGCGTATCGAAAGGGTATCGACCTCCTTGTTGCTACAGCTCCCAGGATTTGTCAAGCTTTTCCCAACGTCAACTTCCTAATAG GTGGCGATGGACCAAAACTCATTGAACTGCTTCAAATGCGTGAAAAACATCTTCTACAAGATCGCATCGAGTTGTTGGGACCAATTCGACATAACGATGTCCGCTCG GTACTTATTCGAGGCTCAATCTTCATGAATACATCCTTGACCGAGTCCTTCGGGATTGCTATCTTGGAAGCAGCATGTGCAGGGTTGTATGTAGTGTCTACTCGTGTGGGAGGGGTCCCAGAAATTTTGCCACCGGATATGATCAGTTTTGCAGAGCCAGAAGAGGACG ATGTTTTCCGAGCCATCTCAGAAGCTATTCAGATAGTTTCCAGAAATGAACACGATCCGGTTCTTGCACATGAGCGCGTCAAGACGTTCTACGATTGGGAAGAAGTCACCAGGAGGACAGAAAAGGTTTATAGCACTGTTATGAAATCACCACAACGCGATTTATGGGACCGCATCCAACG TACCATGCAACTTGGACCTTTTGCCGGTCCCATATGGACCATCATCTTGATCGTGGACTGTCTGTTCTTCCTGTTTTTGGAGTGGCTGATACCCAGGGAAGACATGGACTTCGTGAGGAGTTGTTGGACGCACGACCGATTTGTTGAG GTAACAGTACAAATGAATCGGTAA